One window from the genome of Phycisphaerales bacterium encodes:
- a CDS encoding aminotransferase class I/II-fold pyridoxal phosphate-dependent enzyme, whose protein sequence is MTAATTTRPFNARTDDILAQLEQGGQYKHLQMLTGPMGPTVMLRDDSGKSREVICMCSNNYLGLANHPEVVEAGIEGLRKYGAGTASVRFICGTFDCHETIEQTIAKYMGTESSYTFVSCWTANEALYPTFAEPGDLLLSDELNHACIIDGIRLAAVIKKGVHKGVYKHNDLGSLREKLEAARSNPEVTGQIWVVTDGVFSMEGDIADLPALRTLCDEFDAMLVVDDSHAHGVMGTTGRGTHEHFNMCPGAPGHDASRGEVDFFTGTLGKGLGGGAGGFIAGSKRGTELIVQRGRPTLFSNALPCTVACSANKAIEIVLREPERVQALRDITAYARQQIGGAGFEVIDSPTAICPIIVGETATAIAMSKRLLELGVFVIGFGYPVVPEGEARLRLQMSAVHTKEHVDQVVDALKKL, encoded by the coding sequence ATGACCGCAGCGACGACGACCAGGCCCTTCAACGCCCGCACCGACGACATCCTCGCCCAGCTCGAGCAGGGCGGGCAATACAAGCACCTCCAGATGCTCACCGGGCCGATGGGGCCGACGGTCATGCTGCGCGACGATTCTGGCAAGTCCAGGGAAGTCATCTGCATGTGCTCGAACAACTACCTGGGCCTGGCCAACCACCCCGAGGTCGTCGAGGCCGGCATCGAGGGGCTGCGGAAGTATGGCGCCGGCACGGCGTCGGTCCGATTCATCTGCGGCACGTTCGACTGCCACGAGACCATCGAACAAACCATCGCAAAGTACATGGGTACCGAAAGCAGCTACACGTTCGTGAGCTGCTGGACGGCCAACGAGGCGCTGTACCCCACGTTCGCCGAGCCGGGGGACCTGCTGCTGTCCGACGAGCTGAACCACGCCTGCATCATCGACGGCATCCGCCTGGCGGCCGTCATCAAGAAGGGCGTCCACAAGGGCGTGTACAAGCACAACGACCTGGGCAGCCTTCGTGAGAAGCTCGAGGCGGCGCGGAGCAACCCGGAGGTCACCGGCCAGATCTGGGTCGTCACCGATGGCGTGTTCTCGATGGAGGGCGACATCGCCGACCTGCCGGCGCTGCGCACGCTCTGCGACGAGTTCGACGCGATGCTCGTGGTCGACGACAGCCACGCCCACGGCGTGATGGGCACGACCGGCCGCGGCACGCACGAGCACTTCAACATGTGCCCCGGTGCCCCCGGCCACGACGCGAGCCGGGGCGAGGTCGACTTCTTCACCGGCACGCTGGGCAAGGGCCTGGGCGGCGGGGCCGGCGGCTTCATCGCGGGCAGCAAGCGCGGCACGGAGCTCATCGTGCAACGCGGGCGGCCAACGCTCTTCAGCAACGCCCTGCCGTGCACGGTCGCGTGCAGCGCGAACAAGGCGATCGAGATCGTGCTCCGCGAGCCCGAGCGTGTGCAGGCCCTGCGCGACATCACGGCCTACGCCCGCCAGCAGATCGGCGGTGCGGGCTTCGAGGTCATCGACTCGCCGACCGCCATCTGCCCGATCATCGTCGGCGAGACGGCCACCGCCATCGCGATGAGCAAGCGGCTGCTGGAACTGGGCGTCTTCGTGATCGGCTTCGGCTACCCCGTCGTGCCCGAGGGCGAGGCGCGGCTGCGGCTGCAGATGTCGGCGGTGCACACCAAGGAGCACGTGGATCAGGTCGTGGATGCACTGAAGAAGCTCTAG
- a CDS encoding GC-type dockerin domain-anchored protein produces MRENHTPRPGTRLLVLGTLAAFGQAAQAQFVPLDRFLPPDARVFDQFGTDVAILEDRLLVTAPADDDVGPDAGVAFLFDTESGALVRTLAEPGLVGTDWYGYAAALSPAAAIVTAWGFDDGDGPAGAMFLYDRQTGSLVDTFTPSDAEFGDRFGFSIDADGSVAIAGAPNADGARLASGAAYLLDVRAPDAVDELGRLSASDGAQGSGFGFSVAIEGNLALVGAPRDNEIAASAGAAYLFDVSDPRQPVELAKLTASDAEAFDFFGKSVALHGTVAIVGAPDADQPGANGAGAAYLFDLTDPREPREVAILANADVGVLGNFGLHVATDGRAVLVGAPNDDAGAADAGAVFVYDARTGAPLEPIRAGAPSFGARFGTGLDFTGRRLAVGAPQDDSAGVRAGAAYVFAAPCPADLDGDGELTVFDFLAFQNLFDAGDPAADFDGDGELTIFDFLAFQNAFDAGC; encoded by the coding sequence GTGAGAGAGAACCACACCCCCCGGCCCGGCACGAGGCTCCTCGTTCTCGGAACCTTGGCGGCATTCGGCCAGGCCGCCCAGGCCCAGTTCGTGCCGCTGGATCGCTTCCTGCCGCCGGACGCCCGCGTGTTCGACCAGTTCGGCACCGACGTGGCGATCCTCGAGGATCGGCTGCTCGTCACCGCCCCGGCCGACGACGACGTCGGGCCCGATGCCGGCGTCGCGTTCCTGTTCGACACCGAATCGGGCGCGCTCGTCCGCACGCTCGCCGAGCCCGGCCTGGTCGGCACCGACTGGTACGGGTACGCCGCCGCGCTGAGCCCAGCGGCGGCCATCGTGACCGCCTGGGGCTTCGACGACGGGGACGGACCGGCCGGCGCGATGTTCCTCTACGATCGCCAGACGGGCAGCCTCGTTGACACGTTCACGCCGAGCGACGCCGAGTTCGGCGATCGCTTCGGCTTCTCGATCGACGCCGACGGAAGCGTCGCAATCGCCGGCGCACCAAACGCCGACGGCGCTCGGCTGGCCTCGGGCGCCGCCTACCTGCTGGACGTGAGAGCCCCGGACGCGGTCGACGAGCTCGGCCGCCTGTCCGCCAGCGACGGCGCCCAGGGCTCTGGCTTCGGATTCTCGGTAGCGATCGAGGGCAACCTCGCCCTGGTCGGCGCACCACGTGACAACGAGATCGCCGCCTCCGCTGGCGCGGCGTACCTCTTCGACGTCTCCGATCCGCGACAGCCCGTCGAGCTCGCCAAGCTCACCGCCAGCGACGCCGAGGCGTTCGACTTCTTCGGCAAGTCGGTCGCGCTGCACGGCACGGTCGCGATCGTCGGCGCTCCCGACGCCGACCAGCCGGGCGCGAACGGCGCCGGCGCCGCCTACCTCTTCGACCTGACCGACCCGCGCGAGCCCCGTGAGGTCGCAATCCTCGCGAACGCGGACGTCGGCGTGCTGGGCAACTTCGGCCTGCACGTGGCGACCGACGGCAGGGCCGTCCTAGTCGGCGCGCCCAACGACGATGCCGGCGCGGCCGATGCAGGCGCGGTGTTCGTCTACGACGCGCGCACGGGCGCACCGCTCGAGCCCATCCGCGCCGGTGCTCCCAGCTTCGGCGCTCGCTTCGGCACCGGCCTGGACTTCACCGGCCGGCGACTCGCCGTCGGCGCGCCGCAGGACGACAGCGCGGGCGTGCGGGCCGGCGCCGCCTACGTCTTCGCCGCCCCGTGCCCGGCCGACCTCGACGGCGACGGCGAGCTCACCGTGTTCGACTTCCTGGCCTTCCAGAACCTCTTCGACGCCGGCGACCCGGCCGCCGACTTCGACGGCGACGGCGAGCTGACCATCTTCGACTTCCTCGCGTTCCAGAACGCGTTCGACGCGGGGTGCTGA
- a CDS encoding TIGR03032 family protein, protein MDAATPSEQPELAISASRHLIEWMASRAVSLGLSTYQAGKLFLVGVQPNGRLSVYERTFNRCMGLHASADGQTLWMASLYQLWRLENYVPMGQATPEGYDALYVPTLGHTTGDVDVHDIVVPQGQAPVFCVTAFNCIATVSHTYSFKPVWSPSFISAPLSAPVGEDRCHLNGLAGDPATGEPRYATAVSKSDVADGWRDRRDGGGVLIDVRSGDIVGEGLSMPHSPRMHPDYPDKVWLVNAGTGYFGFVDLKSGSFENVAFCPGFARGLTFEGEHAVVGLSAARKNRTFEGLPLQENLKAKDAEARCALHVINLGTGTTDHWLRLEGVVRELYDVITLPGVRRPMLLGFKTDEIRRMLRIEEP, encoded by the coding sequence ATGGATGCCGCAACGCCGTCGGAGCAGCCTGAGCTGGCTATTTCTGCCTCGCGACACCTCATCGAGTGGATGGCGTCGCGGGCCGTCAGCCTGGGCCTGAGCACGTACCAAGCCGGGAAGCTCTTCCTGGTGGGCGTGCAGCCGAACGGCCGGCTGAGCGTCTACGAGCGGACCTTCAACCGCTGCATGGGGCTGCACGCCTCGGCAGACGGCCAGACGCTGTGGATGGCTTCGCTCTACCAGCTCTGGCGGCTGGAGAACTACGTGCCCATGGGACAGGCGACGCCCGAGGGCTACGACGCGCTCTACGTGCCCACGCTCGGGCATACGACCGGCGATGTCGACGTGCACGACATCGTGGTGCCACAGGGTCAGGCTCCGGTGTTCTGCGTGACGGCGTTCAACTGCATCGCGACGGTGAGCCACACGTACAGCTTCAAGCCCGTGTGGTCGCCCTCGTTCATCAGTGCTCCGCTGTCGGCGCCGGTGGGGGAGGACCGCTGCCACCTCAATGGGCTGGCCGGAGATCCGGCAACCGGGGAGCCTCGGTACGCCACCGCGGTCAGCAAGAGCGACGTGGCCGACGGCTGGCGCGACCGACGTGATGGTGGGGGTGTGCTCATCGATGTGCGTTCGGGCGACATCGTGGGCGAGGGGCTCAGCATGCCGCACTCGCCGCGGATGCATCCCGACTACCCGGACAAGGTATGGCTGGTCAACGCGGGGACGGGCTACTTCGGGTTCGTCGATCTCAAGAGCGGGTCGTTCGAGAACGTGGCGTTCTGCCCGGGCTTCGCGCGCGGCCTGACGTTCGAGGGCGAGCACGCCGTCGTCGGGCTCTCGGCAGCGCGGAAGAACAGGACCTTCGAAGGCCTGCCGCTGCAGGAGAACCTCAAGGCCAAGGACGCCGAGGCACGGTGCGCTCTGCACGTCATTAATCTTGGAACGGGCACCACCGATCACTGGCTGCGGCTCGAGGGCGTGGTGCGCGAGCTCTACGACGTCATTACCCTTCCGGGCGTGCGGCGGCCGATGCTGCTGGGCTTCAAGACCGACGAGATCCGTCGGATGCTTCGGATCGAGGAGCCTTGA
- a CDS encoding GC-type dockerin domain-anchored protein, with protein sequence MIHDHASGGARTALARQLAATALVVLLMAMPGKGQPCDPQWAEGVFGLVGVNRDVHAMTTWDDGRGEALYICGNFETVGSVESSNIARWDGQAWAPLDSGTNLFTYAMVAFDDGTGEKLCAGGNFYRAGGVDVDNIARWDGARWGPVGAGFFGSVHSLAIYDDGSGPILYAGGNLNRSTGGAHSLKGIARWDGAAWNPVGVGLGLYFVEVRALVVFDDGNGPALYAAGDFGILGDRRIANHIAKWDGVAWQPLEGSGGIGLDDTAFALAVYDDGAGEALYVGGRFQHAGGVPARGVARWDGSEWSGLADGFDGVALDMQVYDDGSGPALFVGGRLASSGEPVESVAKWDGRRWTGLDAAMDERVDAMAVYDDGTGERLFVGGRFKTVADAFMGGLATWDGAAWASIASPGDGAGMDREVRVLATHDDGGGEALYAGGFFEYAGGVRANHVARWDGLRWSALGQGLDAGALALASFDDGSGPALYAGGYFSTAGSQPARGVARWDGAAWSTVGTGEGCDGLVNALAVFDDGSGPALYAGGDFLRVDGQTAKYVARWDGRTWKAVGSGARAEVFCLHVFDDGKGPALYAGSDDFTLPGVPNNCVLKWDGRVWSDLSTPLNGEAFDMATYDDGRGPALYIVGRLGVIGRPETSGAVRWDGARYEPLGGGLSNIAYAVDVFDPGGGNGPDLVVGGAFSSMYGGPGNYLARWDGRTWWPLGSGMDGSTPRVYALHAHDDGSGAALFAGGRFTSAGGHASSRIARYGCVRRPCRADVDGDGELTVMDLLAFQSFFDAGDPRADFDGDGELSLFDFLAFQNAFAAGCP encoded by the coding sequence ATGATCCACGATCACGCGTCCGGTGGGGCTCGAACCGCGCTCGCACGGCAACTGGCGGCGACGGCCTTGGTGGTCCTGCTCATGGCCATGCCCGGCAAGGGGCAACCCTGTGATCCGCAGTGGGCCGAGGGCGTGTTTGGGTTGGTGGGCGTCAATCGCGACGTTCACGCCATGACCACCTGGGATGACGGCCGGGGCGAGGCGCTGTACATCTGTGGCAACTTCGAGACGGTCGGATCCGTCGAATCGAGCAACATCGCACGGTGGGACGGGCAGGCATGGGCGCCGCTGGACTCCGGCACCAACCTCTTCACGTACGCCATGGTCGCGTTCGACGATGGAACAGGCGAGAAGCTCTGTGCCGGTGGGAACTTCTACCGAGCCGGCGGGGTCGACGTGGACAACATTGCTCGTTGGGACGGTGCGCGGTGGGGTCCCGTGGGCGCCGGTTTCTTTGGTTCGGTCCACTCGCTGGCGATCTACGACGATGGCTCGGGCCCGATTCTGTATGCGGGGGGTAATCTCAACCGCTCCACGGGCGGGGCACACTCGCTCAAGGGCATCGCCCGCTGGGACGGCGCGGCGTGGAACCCCGTGGGCGTCGGCCTTGGCCTCTATTTCGTTGAGGTGCGCGCCTTGGTGGTGTTCGACGATGGAAACGGCCCGGCCTTGTACGCCGCGGGCGACTTCGGCATCCTCGGCGACCGCCGCATCGCCAATCACATCGCCAAGTGGGACGGCGTCGCGTGGCAGCCGCTCGAGGGCTCCGGCGGCATCGGGCTCGACGACACCGCATTCGCGCTGGCCGTCTACGACGACGGCGCGGGCGAAGCACTCTACGTCGGCGGACGATTCCAGCACGCCGGCGGCGTTCCCGCCCGCGGCGTGGCCAGGTGGGATGGGTCCGAGTGGTCGGGCCTGGCAGACGGTTTCGACGGCGTCGCGCTCGACATGCAGGTCTACGACGACGGCTCGGGTCCGGCCCTCTTCGTCGGCGGACGGCTCGCTTCCAGCGGCGAGCCGGTGGAGTCGGTCGCCAAGTGGGACGGCCGCCGGTGGACCGGCCTCGACGCCGCGATGGACGAACGCGTGGACGCCATGGCCGTCTACGACGACGGCACCGGGGAACGCTTGTTCGTGGGCGGTCGATTCAAGACGGTCGCGGACGCCTTCATGGGCGGCCTGGCAACGTGGGACGGCGCGGCGTGGGCGAGCATTGCATCTCCGGGGGACGGCGCGGGCATGGACCGAGAGGTACGCGTGCTGGCCACCCACGACGACGGTGGGGGCGAAGCGCTCTACGCCGGCGGCTTCTTCGAGTATGCCGGCGGCGTGCGGGCCAACCACGTCGCGCGGTGGGACGGACTGCGCTGGTCGGCGCTCGGCCAAGGGCTCGACGCGGGTGCCCTGGCTCTGGCGAGCTTCGACGATGGCTCGGGCCCCGCGCTCTACGCCGGCGGATACTTCAGCACGGCCGGCAGCCAGCCCGCCCGCGGCGTCGCGCGATGGGACGGCGCGGCGTGGTCGACGGTGGGCACCGGCGAGGGCTGCGACGGGCTGGTGAACGCGCTGGCGGTCTTCGACGATGGCTCGGGCCCGGCGCTCTACGCAGGCGGCGACTTCCTGCGTGTCGACGGCCAGACCGCCAAGTACGTGGCGCGCTGGGACGGAAGGACTTGGAAGGCCGTCGGCAGCGGTGCGAGGGCCGAGGTATTCTGCCTGCACGTCTTCGATGACGGCAAGGGCCCGGCGCTCTACGCGGGCAGCGACGACTTCACGCTGCCGGGCGTGCCCAACAACTGCGTGCTCAAGTGGGATGGACGCGTGTGGTCGGACCTCTCGACGCCGCTCAACGGTGAGGCCTTCGACATGGCCACCTACGACGACGGCCGCGGGCCGGCGCTCTACATCGTCGGCAGGCTGGGCGTGATTGGCCGGCCGGAGACCAGCGGCGCGGTCCGCTGGGATGGGGCGCGCTACGAGCCACTCGGCGGAGGACTCTCGAACATCGCGTACGCCGTCGACGTGTTCGACCCAGGCGGGGGTAACGGCCCGGACCTCGTCGTGGGCGGCGCGTTCTCGAGCATGTACGGCGGACCGGGCAACTACCTCGCCCGCTGGGATGGTCGCACGTGGTGGCCGCTGGGCTCGGGCATGGACGGCTCGACGCCGCGGGTCTATGCGCTCCATGCCCACGACGACGGCTCGGGCGCGGCCCTGTTCGCCGGCGGGCGTTTCACGAGCGCGGGCGGCCACGCGTCCAGCCGCATCGCACGCTACGGATGCGTGCGCCGGCCGTGCCGGGCCGACGTGGACGGCGACGGCGAGCTGACGGTCATGGACCTTCTCGCGTTCCAGTCGTTCTTCGATGCCGGCGATCCGCGGGCCGACTTCGACGGCGATGGCGAGCTGTCCCTGTTCGACTTCCTGGCCTTCCAGAACGCGTTCGCCGCCGGGTGTCCGTAG
- a CDS encoding RidA family protein, which yields MKRTNISTGGPWEATNGYSRCVKIEHADRTEFFFAGTTAVNADGTIEREGDAGGQASTIIERIGAVLREHGAGLAHVVSTRLYVTDVAHAEAVGRAHGEAFKDVRPAATLLVVAALVDPRMLVEIEAHAVSPND from the coding sequence GTGAAGCGCACCAACATTTCCACCGGCGGCCCCTGGGAAGCGACCAACGGCTACAGCCGCTGCGTTAAGATCGAGCACGCCGATCGCACGGAGTTCTTCTTCGCCGGCACGACGGCCGTCAACGCCGACGGCACGATCGAGCGCGAGGGCGACGCCGGCGGCCAGGCCTCGACCATTATCGAGCGTATCGGCGCCGTCCTCCGCGAGCACGGGGCCGGGCTCGCGCACGTCGTGTCGACGCGGCTGTACGTGACCGACGTGGCGCACGCCGAAGCGGTGGGGCGGGCGCACGGCGAGGCGTTCAAGGACGTCCGGCCGGCCGCGACGCTGCTGGTCGTGGCGGCGCTGGTCGATCCGCGGATGCTCGTGGAGATCGAGGCGCACGCGGTGTCGCCGAACGACTAA
- a CDS encoding DNRLRE domain-containing protein — MPARISKFVTSATLAVVSAAALAQEETRIATADTYVESSMPAANFGSADELAAGKGSSWGLGFARLYLKFDLSDLSDPDAVERATLRVFQHRTEPAAGGLGDDVFTLMSDWDADEVTWDTRPENGDRAGNDSRRVGDSFSTGWLDYDVTDLVKAIADGAANNGFAVAQIRESTAGASRYGYFRSLEFADPALHPQLVLVLVDACRVDLDGDGDLTIFDFLAYQNLFDAGDLAADFDGDGALTIFDFLAFQNEFDAGC; from the coding sequence ATGCCGGCCAGAATCTCGAAGTTCGTCACGTCCGCAACGCTCGCCGTGGTCTCGGCGGCCGCGCTCGCACAGGAAGAGACCCGCATCGCCACCGCCGACACCTACGTCGAGAGCTCCATGCCGGCCGCGAACTTCGGCTCGGCCGACGAGCTCGCCGCGGGCAAGGGCAGCTCTTGGGGGCTGGGCTTCGCCCGGCTGTACCTGAAGTTCGACCTGAGCGACCTGAGCGATCCCGACGCCGTGGAGCGCGCCACGCTCCGCGTGTTCCAGCACCGCACCGAGCCAGCCGCGGGCGGCCTGGGCGACGACGTCTTCACCCTGATGAGCGATTGGGACGCCGACGAAGTGACCTGGGACACGAGGCCCGAGAACGGCGACCGCGCGGGCAACGACAGCCGACGCGTGGGGGACAGCTTCAGCACAGGATGGCTCGACTACGACGTAACGGATCTGGTCAAGGCCATCGCCGACGGGGCCGCCAACAACGGCTTCGCCGTCGCACAGATCCGCGAGAGCACCGCCGGCGCCTCGCGCTATGGCTACTTCCGCAGCCTCGAGTTCGCCGACCCGGCGCTCCACCCGCAACTCGTGCTCGTGCTGGTCGATGCCTGCCGCGTCGATCTCGATGGCGATGGTGACTTGACGATCTTCGACTTCCTCGCGTACCAGAACCTTTTTGATGCCGGCGACCTCGCGGCCGACTTCGACGGCGACGGCGCATTGACGATCTTCGACTTCCTGGCCTTCCAGAACGAGTTCGACGCGGGCTGCTGA
- a CDS encoding GC-type dockerin domain-anchored protein: protein MTTIFANSRTVACVLTALAATNALAQAPIHVSASLGDDANPGTPDQPVATLAAARTLASSGVIYLDAGEYTDLRLTSGTALLGGFDAGDGWSRDPSLNTTIVRTSIPTTAAVGVMADGIRFTMQPSTGISRYGLVLRGVEDFFASNCEFVAETAMGGANGSTGSSGARGGNGGLGMPGVESDDQTIPGTSIPLCTQGLWPLGGVAGTGGGFPGGVGGRPGRDGDFGRPGEAGEGPGGGRGGDGTFPGLGNWCPFFFGGRDSIGGDGFPGSNGVNGPAGGEGSLGADGFYVPQRGGQGADGQGGAGGGGGGGGGGGTASCNSFGGGGAGGGSGGGGGRGGQGGLGGGASVGLVVTSSTDVVINGANFATGGGGNGGNGGNGGQGGAGGLGGRAVSTCTAGNFYGGASQQDDGSNGGMGGNGGRGGNGGRGGGGAGGPSIGIWVSGPSVDLVDARYDLGDPGNGGAPGGSAGTQLQSRGSIESEGAIPVDCNANGVHDLVDIANGDSLDLNLDNIPDECQCRADLDGDGVLTIFDFLEFQNLFDTGDAAADFDGDGELTLFDFLAFQNAFDAGC, encoded by the coding sequence ATGACCACGATCTTTGCGAACTCCCGGACCGTCGCCTGCGTCCTCACGGCCCTCGCGGCGACCAACGCGCTGGCCCAGGCGCCAATCCACGTCTCGGCGTCTCTGGGCGACGACGCCAACCCAGGCACCCCCGACCAACCCGTAGCGACGCTTGCCGCGGCGCGGACGCTGGCCAGTTCCGGGGTGATCTACCTCGACGCGGGCGAGTACACCGACCTGCGGCTGACCAGCGGCACCGCGCTCCTCGGCGGCTTCGACGCCGGCGACGGCTGGAGCCGTGATCCGTCGCTCAACACGACGATCGTGCGGACCTCCATACCCACGACCGCGGCGGTCGGCGTCATGGCCGACGGCATCCGATTCACCATGCAGCCGTCGACCGGGATCAGCCGCTACGGGCTGGTGCTCCGCGGCGTCGAAGACTTCTTCGCAAGCAACTGCGAGTTCGTCGCCGAGACCGCCATGGGCGGCGCGAACGGTTCGACCGGCTCGAGCGGAGCCCGTGGGGGCAATGGCGGGCTCGGCATGCCGGGCGTCGAGAGCGACGACCAGACCATCCCGGGGACCAGCATCCCTCTTTGTACGCAGGGCCTCTGGCCGCTCGGGGGCGTCGCGGGCACCGGCGGCGGTTTCCCGGGCGGCGTCGGCGGGCGGCCGGGACGCGATGGCGACTTCGGCCGGCCTGGCGAAGCGGGTGAGGGCCCCGGCGGCGGGCGCGGCGGCGACGGAACCTTCCCGGGCCTTGGCAACTGGTGCCCCTTTTTCTTCGGCGGGCGAGACTCGATCGGCGGCGACGGCTTCCCGGGATCTAACGGCGTGAACGGGCCGGCTGGCGGAGAGGGCTCGCTCGGGGCCGACGGCTTCTATGTCCCACAGCGCGGTGGACAGGGTGCCGATGGCCAGGGCGGCGCTGGGGGAGGCGGCGGTGGCGGTGGCGGCGGCGGCACCGCAAGTTGCAACAGCTTCGGCGGCGGCGGCGCTGGTGGTGGCTCGGGCGGCGGCGGTGGTCGCGGCGGACAGGGCGGGCTCGGCGGTGGCGCTTCGGTTGGCTTGGTCGTCACGTCGTCGACCGACGTCGTCATCAACGGTGCGAACTTTGCCACCGGTGGCGGCGGAAATGGCGGCAACGGCGGCAATGGCGGACAGGGCGGGGCCGGCGGCCTTGGCGGTCGCGCCGTCTCCACGTGTACCGCAGGCAACTTCTACGGCGGCGCCAGCCAGCAGGACGACGGCTCCAACGGCGGCATGGGCGGCAACGGTGGGCGAGGCGGCAACGGCGGACGCGGCGGCGGCGGCGCTGGCGGGCCGAGCATCGGCATCTGGGTCTCGGGGCCGTCCGTCGATCTCGTCGACGCACGCTACGACCTCGGCGATCCTGGCAACGGCGGAGCCCCCGGCGGATCGGCGGGCACGCAGTTGCAATCGCGCGGTTCGATCGAATCCGAAGGCGCCATCCCCGTCGACTGCAACGCCAACGGTGTGCACGACCTGGTCGACATCGCCAACGGCGATAGCCTCGACCTGAACCTCGACAATATCCCCGACGAGTGCCAGTGCCGGGCCGACCTGGACGGCGACGGCGTGCTCACCATCTTCGACTTCCTCGAGTTCCAGAACCTCTTCGACACCGGCGACGCGGCCGCCGACTTCGACGGCGACGGCGAATTGACGCTCTTCGACTTCCTGGCATTCCAGAACGCGTTCGACGCGGGCTGCTGA